One window from the genome of Magnolia sinica isolate HGM2019 chromosome 4, MsV1, whole genome shotgun sequence encodes:
- the LOC131243865 gene encoding TPR repeat-containing thioredoxin TTL1-like isoform X2, whose product MMGFNSNRVVLSSRTLPASGGRKPSSSNESVCESNGSNRFPSGKRKNLSNDASIRARDHYRASSFGAKSKGKMSAGSLRGKFETEKPWTLKYGKDKKYSARLNRVADVELDCKSNRSPSAKIPLPSKTLVHNEKTEKLGRKENGVSNPCHTHHSPCRPDSTKPVNSHSSPSSTSFSSRESPTSVIWKRERGSTAGKCNSMKAPVNLDNGSIPKENSGMSHDSKNGRHLPSNARNCQHSGSALSFGNIYRGFKNAIVEADPSHAKETHQNKTVPRFKSEIDGKGKDSETVRSNSNVLGFGRCNYGHGSIIKGAMNVESCPGTNYLTIGSNKGEDQLTFPAPSVTPNSKNAEELRNAGNDEYRKGRFTEAISLYDRAIALCPRDALCHNNKAAALAGLRRYSEAVGECLDAIECDPSYSRAHYRLGSLYTRFGRVEDAKWHFKLSGQQPDSEVMHMILHIESHLLNMSRARNAEDWNRVLAESTWAIDAGANASDQVLAYKAEALLKLHKAKEALDLLTVAKRSEIDKSRKTHKGDSCLLIIETQVYMYLGRFDDGVMAAERAANLDCRPELLMWLKKARAVADARKTGNELFKAGKYLEACEAYGQGLEHAPTNSILLSNRAACRSKLGQWEMAVEDCNAALRNRPNYTKALLRRAHSNAKLERWEESLRDYKVLSQEMPGDISIAHSLLQVQTELKRFRGEPSNLPLGGQVTEINSYSQLLKVVKLAGRH is encoded by the exons ATGATGGGTTTCAATTCCAACAGAGTAGTTTTGAGCTCTAGAACTCTTCCTGCTTCTGGTGGGAGAAAACCAAGCTCTTCTAATGAGTCAGTTTGTGAAAGCAATGGCTCTAATCGCTTTCCTAGTGGCAAGCGGAAGAATCTAAGCAATGATGCCTCAATCAGAGCCCGAGATCATTATCGTGCAAGTTCATTTGGGGCAAAAAGCAAAGGAAAGATGTCAGCTGGTTCTTTGAGGGGAAAATTTGAGACCGAGAAACCATGGACTCTAAAATACGGAAAAGACAAGAAGTATTCAGCGCGTTTGAATCGGGTGGCAGATGTTGAGTTGGATTGTAAAAGCAACAGGTCTCCGAGTGCGAAAATTCCACTGCCTTCTAAAACACTTGTTCATAATGAAAAAACTGAAAAATTGGGCAGGAAAGAAAATGGTGTTTCAAACCCCTGTCATACCCATCATTCTCCTTGTCGTCCCGATTCAACAAAGCCGGTGAACAGTCATTCAAGTCCATCAAGCACATCTTTTTCAAGCAGAGAAAGCCCCACTTCCGTGATCTGGAAACGGGAAAGGGGTTCAACTGCTGGGAAGTGTAACAGCATGAAAGCTCCTGTGAACCTTGACAATGGGAGCATTCCCAAAGAAAATTCCGGAATGTCTCATGATTCTAAGAATGGTAGACATCTGCCGAGCAACGCTCGCAATTGTCAACATAGTGGGAGTGCACTTTCATTTGGTAATATATATAGAGGTTTCAAAAATGCTATTGTTGAGGCAGATCCTTCACATGCAAAAGAAACCCATCAAAACAAAACAGTACCTAGATTTAAATCGGAGATAGATGGTAAAGGTAAAGATTCGGAAACTGTTCGGTCAAATAGCAATGTGTTGGGCTTTGGAAGATGTAATTATGGTCACGGAAGCATCATCAAGGGTGCGATGAATGTGGAAAGTTGCCCTGGAACCAATTACTTGACTATTGGCAGTAACAAGGGGGAAGACCAGCTGACTTTCCCAGCTCCAAGCGTGACTCCTAACTCTAAAAATGCGGAGGAGCTAAGGAATGCTGGCAATGATGAATACAGGAAAGGCCGCTTCACTGAGGCCATTTCTCTTTATGATCGAGCAATTGCCCTGTGCCCACGAGATGCTTTGTGCCATAACAATAAGGCTGCTGCATTGGCTGGCCTCAGGCGGTATTCAGAGGCAGTGGGAGAGTGCCTAGATGCTATTGAGTGCGATCCTTCTTATTCACGTGCTCACTATAGACTTGGAAGTCTGTATACCAG GTTTGGTCGGGTGGAAGATGCAAAATGGCACTTCAAATTATCTGGACAGCAGCCTGACTCAGAAGTTATGCATATGATTCTGCATATTGAAAGTCATTTGCTAAATATGTCAAGGGCTCGCAATGCTGAAGACTGGAATCGCGTTTTGGCAGAAAGCACTTGGGCCATTGATGCTGGAGCTAATGCATCTGATCAG GTGTTGGCTTATAAAGCTGAAGCTTTACTGAAGCTACACAAGGCAAAAGAAGCTCTTGACCTTTTGACGGTAGCAAAGAGGTCAGAGATTGATAAATCGAGAAAGACCCACAAAGGAGATTCATGCTTGTTGATCATAGAAACACAGGTGTACATGTATTTAGGAAG GTTTGATGATGGAGTTATGGCTGCAGAACGTGCGGCAAACTTGGACTGCAGACCTGAGTTGCTGATGTGGCTAAAAAAAGCTCGGGCAGTTGCTGATGCTCGAAAAACAGGAAATGAACTTTTTAAGGCTGGGAAGTATTTGGAAGCATGCGAAGCATATGGGCAAGGGCTGGAGCATGCTCCTACAAACAGCATCTTGCTTTCTAATCGAGCAGCATGTAGATCTAAGCTTGGACAGTGGGAAATGGCTGTAGAAGATTGTAATGCAGCTTTACGAAACCGACCGAATTACACAAAAGCTCTTCTACGGCGTGCTCATTCAAATGCCAAG CTTGAACGCTGGGAGGAATCTTTGAGAGACTACAAAGTATTGAGCCAGGAGATGCCGGGAGATATCAGTATTGCCCATTCTCTTCTTCAAGTGCAGACAGAGCTCAAAAGGTTCCGAGGCGAGCCTAGCAACTTACCACTTGGAGGGCAAGTGACTGAGATTAACAGTTACTCTCAGTTATTAAAAGTCGTCAAGTTGGCAG GTCGACATTGA
- the LOC131243865 gene encoding TPR repeat-containing thioredoxin TTL1-like isoform X1, with protein MMGFNSNRVVLSSRTLPASGGRKPSSSNESVCESNGSNRFPSGKRKNLSNDASIRARDHYRASSFGAKSKGKMSAGSLRGKFETEKPWTLKYGKDKKYSARLNRVADVELDCKSNRSPSAKIPLPSKTLVHNEKTEKLGRKENGVSNPCHTHHSPCRPDSTKPVNSHSSPSSTSFSSRESPTSVIWKRERGSTAGKCNSMKAPVNLDNGSIPKENSGMSHDSKNGRHLPSNARNCQHSGSALSFGNIYRGFKNAIVEADPSHAKETHQNKTVPRFKSEIDGKGKDSETVRSNSNVLGFGRCNYGHGSIIKGAMNVESCPGTNYLTIGSNKGEDQLTFPAPSVTPNSKNAEELRNAGNDEYRKGRFTEAISLYDRAIALCPRDALCHNNKAAALAGLRRYSEAVGECLDAIECDPSYSRAHYRLGSLYTRFGRVEDAKWHFKLSGQQPDSEVMHMILHIESHLLNMSRARNAEDWNRVLAESTWAIDAGANASDQVLAYKAEALLKLHKAKEALDLLTVAKRSEIDKSRKTHKGDSCLLIIETQVYMYLGRFDDGVMAAERAANLDCRPELLMWLKKARAVADARKTGNELFKAGKYLEACEAYGQGLEHAPTNSILLSNRAACRSKLGQWEMAVEDCNAALRNRPNYTKALLRRAHSNAKLERWEESLRDYKVLSQEMPGDISIAHSLLQVQTELKRFRGEPSNLPLGGQVTEINSYSQLLKVVKLAGLALLQFFMKSDDGCKQLSPLVNELSQRYPSWSFLKVDIEENPDWAEFESIKFVPIFIIYKNGLKLREICRPDRQILEHALKFHSS; from the exons ATGATGGGTTTCAATTCCAACAGAGTAGTTTTGAGCTCTAGAACTCTTCCTGCTTCTGGTGGGAGAAAACCAAGCTCTTCTAATGAGTCAGTTTGTGAAAGCAATGGCTCTAATCGCTTTCCTAGTGGCAAGCGGAAGAATCTAAGCAATGATGCCTCAATCAGAGCCCGAGATCATTATCGTGCAAGTTCATTTGGGGCAAAAAGCAAAGGAAAGATGTCAGCTGGTTCTTTGAGGGGAAAATTTGAGACCGAGAAACCATGGACTCTAAAATACGGAAAAGACAAGAAGTATTCAGCGCGTTTGAATCGGGTGGCAGATGTTGAGTTGGATTGTAAAAGCAACAGGTCTCCGAGTGCGAAAATTCCACTGCCTTCTAAAACACTTGTTCATAATGAAAAAACTGAAAAATTGGGCAGGAAAGAAAATGGTGTTTCAAACCCCTGTCATACCCATCATTCTCCTTGTCGTCCCGATTCAACAAAGCCGGTGAACAGTCATTCAAGTCCATCAAGCACATCTTTTTCAAGCAGAGAAAGCCCCACTTCCGTGATCTGGAAACGGGAAAGGGGTTCAACTGCTGGGAAGTGTAACAGCATGAAAGCTCCTGTGAACCTTGACAATGGGAGCATTCCCAAAGAAAATTCCGGAATGTCTCATGATTCTAAGAATGGTAGACATCTGCCGAGCAACGCTCGCAATTGTCAACATAGTGGGAGTGCACTTTCATTTGGTAATATATATAGAGGTTTCAAAAATGCTATTGTTGAGGCAGATCCTTCACATGCAAAAGAAACCCATCAAAACAAAACAGTACCTAGATTTAAATCGGAGATAGATGGTAAAGGTAAAGATTCGGAAACTGTTCGGTCAAATAGCAATGTGTTGGGCTTTGGAAGATGTAATTATGGTCACGGAAGCATCATCAAGGGTGCGATGAATGTGGAAAGTTGCCCTGGAACCAATTACTTGACTATTGGCAGTAACAAGGGGGAAGACCAGCTGACTTTCCCAGCTCCAAGCGTGACTCCTAACTCTAAAAATGCGGAGGAGCTAAGGAATGCTGGCAATGATGAATACAGGAAAGGCCGCTTCACTGAGGCCATTTCTCTTTATGATCGAGCAATTGCCCTGTGCCCACGAGATGCTTTGTGCCATAACAATAAGGCTGCTGCATTGGCTGGCCTCAGGCGGTATTCAGAGGCAGTGGGAGAGTGCCTAGATGCTATTGAGTGCGATCCTTCTTATTCACGTGCTCACTATAGACTTGGAAGTCTGTATACCAG GTTTGGTCGGGTGGAAGATGCAAAATGGCACTTCAAATTATCTGGACAGCAGCCTGACTCAGAAGTTATGCATATGATTCTGCATATTGAAAGTCATTTGCTAAATATGTCAAGGGCTCGCAATGCTGAAGACTGGAATCGCGTTTTGGCAGAAAGCACTTGGGCCATTGATGCTGGAGCTAATGCATCTGATCAG GTGTTGGCTTATAAAGCTGAAGCTTTACTGAAGCTACACAAGGCAAAAGAAGCTCTTGACCTTTTGACGGTAGCAAAGAGGTCAGAGATTGATAAATCGAGAAAGACCCACAAAGGAGATTCATGCTTGTTGATCATAGAAACACAGGTGTACATGTATTTAGGAAG GTTTGATGATGGAGTTATGGCTGCAGAACGTGCGGCAAACTTGGACTGCAGACCTGAGTTGCTGATGTGGCTAAAAAAAGCTCGGGCAGTTGCTGATGCTCGAAAAACAGGAAATGAACTTTTTAAGGCTGGGAAGTATTTGGAAGCATGCGAAGCATATGGGCAAGGGCTGGAGCATGCTCCTACAAACAGCATCTTGCTTTCTAATCGAGCAGCATGTAGATCTAAGCTTGGACAGTGGGAAATGGCTGTAGAAGATTGTAATGCAGCTTTACGAAACCGACCGAATTACACAAAAGCTCTTCTACGGCGTGCTCATTCAAATGCCAAG CTTGAACGCTGGGAGGAATCTTTGAGAGACTACAAAGTATTGAGCCAGGAGATGCCGGGAGATATCAGTATTGCCCATTCTCTTCTTCAAGTGCAGACAGAGCTCAAAAGGTTCCGAGGCGAGCCTAGCAACTTACCACTTGGAGGGCAAGTGACTGAGATTAACAGTTACTCTCAGTTATTAAAAGTCGTCAAGTTGGCAG GTCTCGCACTTCTACAGTTCTTTatgaaatcagatgatggatgcaAGCAACTTTCGCCATTGGTCAATGAACTCTCCCAGAGATACCCTTCGTGGAGCTTCCTTAAG GTCGACATTGAAGAAAATCCCGACTGGGCGGAATTTGAGAGCATCAAGTTCGTGCCTATTTTCATTATATACAAAAATGGCCTTAAGTTGAGAGAGATTTGCAGACCCGATCGGCAAATTCTTGAGCATGCTTTGAAGTTTCACAGCAGCTAA